In Pelosinus sp. UFO1, one genomic interval encodes:
- a CDS encoding pyridoxamine 5'-phosphate oxidase family protein: MPQKQLSNEEIITFISEERVGHLATYDLGNTPYITPLNYIYYQGKIYFHCANEGRKLDNIAANHQVCFEVSRVNKSVFGSVACQCSTRYTSVLVFGKAYTIEDIAAKTDLLNIFTEQFAEGRSYPHISAEAASRVTVVEIAVDSMQGKANVDPGEL; the protein is encoded by the coding sequence ATGCCGCAAAAACAACTTTCTAATGAAGAGATTATTACATTTATTTCAGAGGAGAGGGTAGGCCACCTAGCAACCTATGATTTGGGGAATACGCCTTATATTACGCCTCTTAATTATATATATTATCAAGGTAAAATTTATTTTCATTGTGCAAATGAAGGTCGTAAATTAGATAATATCGCTGCCAATCATCAAGTGTGCTTTGAGGTCAGTCGCGTCAATAAATCTGTATTTGGCTCGGTAGCTTGTCAATGTTCTACCCGCTATACTTCTGTGTTGGTATTTGGTAAAGCCTATACAATAGAAGATATAGCCGCAAAAACAGACCTTCTGAATATCTTTACTGAGCAGTTTGCTGAAGGGCGTTCTTATCCTCACATTTCTGCTGAGGCCGCTTCACGTGTTACTGTTGTTGAGATAGCTGTTGACTCTATGCAAGGTAAAGCCAATGTAGATCCTGGAGAACTATAG
- the dapA gene encoding 4-hydroxy-tetrahydrodipicolinate synthase, with product MKKPLFIGSAVAIVTPFTENGVDYETLEKLIEFQIAGGSDAIVVCGTTGEASTMPDDEHIAVIKFAVEKINKRVPVIAGTGSNDTRHAIELSKAAQDVGADAILSVTPYYNKATQKGLYEHFKLIANNIKIPIILYNVPSRTNLNLNPETIKALSEIDNIVALKECNLGQVGDVVNLCGEEFAVYSGDDNTVLPLLSLGGKGVISTMANIIPRDTHDMVAKFFQGDVNGAIKMQLQTLNLIKALFSEVNPIPIKAAVNLLGFKTGLCRMPLTELSEDNLEILRAEMKAYGLI from the coding sequence ATGAAAAAACCTTTATTTATCGGGTCTGCTGTAGCTATTGTAACTCCCTTTACTGAAAATGGTGTGGATTATGAAACATTAGAAAAATTAATTGAGTTTCAAATTGCAGGTGGATCAGACGCTATTGTAGTCTGTGGTACCACAGGAGAAGCTTCTACTATGCCAGATGATGAACATATTGCCGTTATCAAGTTTGCAGTAGAAAAAATCAATAAACGTGTACCGGTTATTGCTGGTACTGGCAGTAATGATACCCGTCATGCAATCGAATTATCCAAAGCAGCCCAAGATGTAGGTGCTGATGCAATCTTATCAGTCACTCCCTATTATAATAAAGCGACACAAAAAGGTTTATATGAACATTTTAAATTGATTGCGAATAATATTAAGATTCCAATCATTCTGTATAACGTGCCAAGTAGAACCAATCTGAACTTAAATCCTGAGACGATAAAAGCATTATCGGAAATTGATAATATTGTTGCCCTTAAGGAATGCAACCTTGGACAAGTTGGTGATGTAGTAAATCTATGTGGCGAAGAGTTTGCAGTGTATTCTGGTGATGATAATACAGTATTACCTCTTTTGTCACTGGGCGGGAAAGGTGTAATTTCCACAATGGCAAATATTATTCCAAGAGATACCCATGACATGGTTGCGAAATTTTTCCAGGGTGATGTGAATGGTGCTATCAAGATGCAGCTTCAGACACTAAATCTCATAAAAGCATTATTTAGCGAAGTAAATCCTATTCCAATTAAAGCAGCGGTAAACCTATTAGGTTTTAAAACTGGTTTATGCCGTATGCCTTTAACGGAACTTAGTGAAGATAATCTTGAGATTCTTCGCGCTGAAATGAAAGCTTATGGGTTAATCTGA
- a CDS encoding HD-GYP domain-containing protein, with product MRSITLDEIEPGMYLSKPLITADGTVLLHEGIVMKERYIEYLRNKGFTTLFVGDLEIEEKAKVEEDFYSPQKKQEALGAAREVINNFNVGKGLKLDNVKNLVSEWIHHLGQKPESMVNLLDIRRKEGYMFSHAINTCILSIMTGIAMGYDAKQLDELGLAAILHDVGKIKFSQNVAQQFPNYLTKKEKDEYRRHPFYSLEILRENYSLSVNVLNACFQHHERWNGSGYPMGLKGNDICEYAQIISVADVYERLIVGMPHRLPTPVYYAVAILNKAAGEYFNPAIIEKFNQNVAIYPIGKTVRLSNQQSGVILGVDIKNKTTPIVRITSSQDKNDIDQVVALDLMKTPGLFIVDFEEVSSYSQTYADRAYISHIKEQEV from the coding sequence ATGCGCAGTATAACTTTAGATGAAATAGAGCCGGGCATGTATTTATCGAAGCCACTCATTACCGCTGATGGTACGGTTTTGCTTCATGAGGGCATAGTAATGAAGGAAAGGTACATTGAGTATCTTCGCAATAAAGGTTTTACAACGCTGTTTGTTGGAGATCTAGAAATCGAAGAAAAGGCTAAAGTTGAAGAAGACTTTTATAGTCCACAAAAAAAGCAAGAGGCCTTAGGCGCTGCACGGGAAGTAATTAATAACTTTAATGTTGGTAAAGGACTAAAACTAGATAACGTGAAAAATCTTGTTAGTGAATGGATTCATCATCTGGGACAGAAGCCAGAAAGTATGGTTAACCTTCTAGACATACGACGTAAGGAAGGGTATATGTTTTCTCATGCCATCAATACTTGCATTTTGTCAATTATGACTGGTATTGCTATGGGATATGATGCTAAGCAGTTAGATGAATTGGGATTGGCAGCGATACTTCACGATGTCGGTAAAATTAAATTTTCACAGAACGTAGCACAGCAATTTCCTAACTACTTAACGAAGAAGGAAAAGGACGAGTATAGGCGGCATCCATTTTACTCCTTAGAAATCTTACGTGAAAATTACTCCTTATCAGTTAATGTTCTTAATGCCTGTTTTCAGCATCATGAGCGCTGGAATGGTAGTGGTTATCCTATGGGCCTTAAGGGAAATGATATCTGTGAATATGCCCAGATTATTAGTGTCGCCGATGTCTACGAGCGTTTGATTGTAGGAATGCCTCATCGCTTGCCTACACCTGTATATTATGCAGTTGCCATTTTAAACAAAGCGGCAGGGGAATACTTTAACCCGGCTATTATTGAAAAATTTAACCAGAACGTTGCGATCTACCCTATTGGAAAAACAGTGAGACTTAGTAACCAGCAAAGTGGTGTGATTCTTGGTGTTGATATAAAAAACAAAACTACCCCCATAGTTCGTATTACTTCTAGCCAAGATAAAAATGATATCGATCAGGTTGTGGCCCTTGATTTGATGAAGACTCCTGGACTCTTTATCGTAGATTTTGAAGAAGTATCTAGTTATTCACAAACATATGCTGACCGTGCCTATATTTCTCATATAAAAGAGCAGGAGGTATAA
- a CDS encoding zinc ribbon domain-containing protein, giving the protein MYCDSCGKKLSYNARYCRHCGGRLKDPLDDTQPLPIINETKFFAVKPKRESFEPWYKAIVPKKPIADRSKIWQILYDLFYIVVCIALLYVFATFSSIKEYQILTGLWSGLLVIYLWWKR; this is encoded by the coding sequence ATGTATTGTGATTCTTGTGGTAAAAAACTTTCTTATAATGCAAGATATTGCCGCCATTGCGGTGGGAGGCTAAAAGATCCCTTAGACGATACCCAGCCTTTGCCGATCATCAATGAAACAAAGTTTTTTGCTGTTAAACCAAAAAGGGAGAGCTTTGAGCCATGGTATAAAGCAATTGTACCGAAGAAACCTATTGCAGATCGGTCTAAAATATGGCAAATCCTATATGATTTATTTTATATAGTAGTATGTATAGCTTTGCTATATGTTTTTGCTACATTTTCATCGATTAAGGAGTATCAGATCTTAACGGGATTGTGGAGTGGCTTATTGGTTATTTATCTTTGGTGGAAACGTTGA
- a CDS encoding S-layer homology domain-containing protein: MKKKLIATLAASMVLGIAGTSFAAVVNPFSDVPAKHWSYGAVTKLANDGILEGYGDSTFRGDTTISRYEMAIIVAKAMSKVDKADASNKALIEKLSQEYASELTKLDVRMTTVENKVDNVKWSGFIRGKYDSDTSDGHNINGGNKHYFMAIEGAGKINDKWEGHWASETRHDYTSSGWSNLGTKQDNTNDGDGTWFRIWATGSVGDVGVTAGRKWFGFTDNAVWGHEATGLWLDIPTGKLKTTVFAAKPTQGNGAISLVDATNTNIYGVNFNTDISKKLNINLLVGGNQKNERTITTAGHYEDVNGLPSWVAPTTSVKKQQMSSWGGVTLTSKLTQDLKLTGTYAKTNADDFNNTQHVRLDYKACDLNNPGSYGLYARYFKFGLNGDPSHDDEWDSLRQDSKGWVLGVDYAIAKNVQWTTLYSDQKVGISNSASEYNRKLIRTQFDLHF; this comes from the coding sequence ATGAAAAAAAAGTTAATTGCAACTCTGGCAGCTTCTATGGTGTTAGGTATAGCCGGAACTTCCTTTGCAGCAGTAGTAAATCCTTTCTCTGATGTCCCTGCGAAACACTGGTCCTACGGCGCTGTTACCAAATTGGCTAACGACGGTATTCTTGAAGGATATGGTGATAGTACATTCCGTGGTGATACAACCATTAGTCGTTATGAGATGGCAATCATTGTAGCAAAAGCAATGTCAAAGGTGGATAAAGCTGACGCAAGCAATAAGGCCCTTATTGAAAAATTATCCCAGGAATACGCTAGTGAACTTACCAAACTGGATGTTCGTATGACTACAGTAGAAAATAAGGTGGATAATGTAAAATGGAGCGGTTTTATCCGCGGTAAATATGATAGTGATACCAGTGACGGACATAATATTAACGGGGGTAACAAACATTACTTCATGGCCATTGAAGGAGCTGGTAAGATAAACGATAAATGGGAAGGGCATTGGGCAAGTGAGACAAGACACGATTACACTAGTAGTGGATGGAGTAATTTAGGTACTAAACAAGATAATACGAATGATGGTGATGGTACTTGGTTCAGAATTTGGGCTACAGGTTCAGTTGGCGATGTCGGTGTAACTGCCGGTAGAAAATGGTTTGGATTTACGGACAATGCAGTGTGGGGCCATGAAGCTACAGGTTTATGGTTAGATATTCCCACAGGAAAATTAAAAACAACTGTATTTGCGGCTAAGCCTACTCAAGGTAATGGAGCTATTAGTCTTGTTGATGCTACGAATACAAATATTTATGGCGTTAACTTTAATACCGACATTTCAAAGAAGCTAAATATTAACTTGCTAGTTGGTGGCAATCAAAAAAATGAGCGGACAATTACTACAGCAGGTCATTACGAAGATGTAAACGGTCTGCCAAGCTGGGTTGCTCCAACTACTTCCGTGAAAAAACAGCAAATGAGCAGCTGGGGTGGAGTCACTCTTACCAGCAAATTGACTCAGGATTTGAAATTGACAGGTACTTATGCGAAAACCAATGCAGATGATTTTAACAATACACAGCATGTTAGATTAGATTACAAGGCTTGTGATCTTAATAATCCAGGTTCCTATGGATTATATGCTAGATACTTCAAATTTGGCTTAAATGGAGATCCTTCCCACGATGACGAGTGGGATTCATTGCGACAAGATTCTAAAGGTTGGGTGTTAGGTGTTGATTATGCAATTGCCAAAAATGTGCAATGGACAACTCTTTACTCCGATCAAAAGGTAGGAATATCTAACTCAGCGTCGGAATACAACAGAAAGCTAATTCGTACTCAGTTTGACTTGCACTTCTAA
- a CDS encoding glycoside hydrolase family 1 protein — MIHKNLVDFPENFLWGAASAAYQVEGAWDEDGKGPSNWDVYVRIPNTTFKGTNGDVAVDHYHRYKEDVALMAQMGLKAYRFSIAWTRIYPEGSGEVNEAGLKFYDDLINELIKNNVEPIITLYHWDLPQALQEAYGGWESRKIIEDFSNYCITLFKRYGDRVKYWVTLNEQNIFIMHGYLSGAHPPKVMDCKRMYQANHIASLANAKVIQCFRKVVPNGKIGPSFAYSPAYASSSKPEDVLAYENAEELNSFWWMDVYAWGEYPKAVWNYLEREGLAPTIEDGDRELLKAGIPDFMGVNYYRTTTYEINSLTGVGAGEMNTTGKKGSTPDTGIPGLFKTIRNPNLEATDWDWEIDPIGLRIALRRITSRYRLPILISENGLGAFDTLEEEDIVNDDYRIAFIRRHLEECKKAITDGVDLLGYCVWSYTDLLSWLNGYQKRYGFVYVNRDEESEKDMRRIKKQSYYWYKNVIETNGKEL; from the coding sequence ATGATTCATAAAAATTTGGTGGATTTTCCTGAAAACTTTTTGTGGGGGGCAGCATCGGCGGCTTATCAGGTGGAAGGAGCTTGGGATGAAGATGGCAAAGGGCCTTCTAATTGGGATGTTTATGTCCGAATTCCTAACACTACCTTTAAAGGAACGAATGGTGATGTAGCTGTCGATCATTATCATCGTTATAAAGAGGACGTTGCCTTGATGGCCCAGATGGGGCTAAAAGCGTATCGTTTCTCCATTGCCTGGACTCGCATTTATCCTGAAGGCAGCGGTGAGGTCAATGAAGCAGGTCTAAAATTCTACGATGATTTAATCAATGAACTGATCAAAAATAATGTAGAGCCTATTATTACCTTATACCACTGGGATCTACCCCAAGCATTGCAGGAGGCATACGGCGGTTGGGAATCTAGAAAAATCATCGAAGATTTTAGCAACTATTGTATTACCCTCTTCAAACGATATGGTGATCGAGTAAAATATTGGGTAACCTTGAATGAACAAAATATATTTATTATGCATGGTTATCTAAGTGGGGCTCATCCTCCAAAGGTTATGGACTGCAAGCGGATGTATCAAGCAAATCATATTGCCAGCTTAGCGAATGCTAAGGTCATCCAATGTTTTAGAAAGGTTGTACCTAATGGGAAAATAGGCCCAAGCTTTGCTTACTCTCCTGCCTATGCATCTAGCAGTAAACCAGAAGATGTATTGGCCTATGAAAACGCGGAAGAACTAAATAGTTTCTGGTGGATGGATGTGTATGCTTGGGGTGAATATCCCAAGGCAGTTTGGAACTATCTCGAAAGAGAAGGTTTGGCTCCAACTATAGAAGATGGCGATAGGGAACTATTGAAAGCTGGGATTCCCGATTTTATGGGGGTTAATTATTATAGGACGACTACCTATGAAATAAATTCACTTACTGGAGTTGGAGCAGGTGAAATGAATACAACAGGGAAAAAAGGATCTACACCGGATACTGGTATTCCAGGTTTATTTAAAACCATCAGAAATCCTAATTTAGAAGCGACAGATTGGGACTGGGAGATTGACCCAATAGGATTACGTATTGCCTTGCGCAGAATTACGAGTCGCTACAGATTGCCAATTCTTATTTCAGAAAATGGTTTAGGTGCTTTTGATACACTCGAAGAAGAGGATATAGTGAATGACGATTATCGAATTGCTTTTATCCGTAGACATCTTGAAGAATGCAAAAAAGCCATTACAGATGGAGTCGATTTATTAGGCTACTGTGTTTGGTCTTATACAGATTTACTGAGTTGGCTCAATGGTTACCAAAAACGTTATGGCTTTGTATATGTTAATCGAGATGAAGAGAGTGAAAAAGATATGAGACGTATTAAAAAGCAAAGCTACTACTGGTATAAAAACGTTATTGAAACCAATGGGAAGGAATTGTAA
- the celB gene encoding PTS cellobiose transporter subunit IIC: protein MDKFIKWLEEYYAPVATRIGDQRHLKAIRDGVVSLIPLLLMGSFFLIIAFPPVAGLAKMVEPYVGSLCSVNNATMGLMGLMASFSIAYSLAGSYKMDPLGNALISVATFMLATPFTKDGNIASAWMGSKGLFVAMLIAIFVVEVQRYMIKKNLVIRMPEGVPPAVARSFMSLIPGFISISVVWFINSMLSMSATNLQDIIYKILAAPLLSLGGSLPAFLLAIFFAQLLWSVGIHGAALVGGVMSPVYLTLAQQNAAAKAAGLPIPNIICQQLWDVYGNIGGSGATFALAIMLLTIARSKQLKALGKSAIGPAFFAINEPILFGMPIVMNPVLMIPFIFAPLISITIAYFAMDAGLVDKLFVMAPWTTPPIINAFLDTGDIRAAVLQIFCFFITGAVYYPFFKMWDAAKTKEEFGAAQDAKAKSNLTIGV, encoded by the coding sequence ATGGACAAATTTATCAAATGGCTCGAAGAATATTATGCACCTGTTGCGACTCGCATTGGTGACCAGAGGCACTTAAAAGCAATTCGAGATGGTGTCGTATCCTTAATACCTCTATTATTAATGGGCTCGTTCTTTTTAATTATTGCCTTTCCTCCTGTTGCTGGATTGGCAAAAATGGTGGAACCCTATGTTGGTAGTTTATGTTCCGTTAACAATGCTACAATGGGTCTCATGGGATTAATGGCATCATTTTCTATTGCATATTCATTGGCTGGCTCTTATAAAATGGATCCATTAGGAAATGCTTTGATTAGTGTGGCAACCTTTATGTTAGCGACTCCTTTTACCAAAGATGGTAATATTGCTTCCGCTTGGATGGGGAGTAAAGGGTTGTTCGTAGCTATGCTGATAGCGATCTTTGTAGTGGAAGTACAGCGCTATATGATTAAGAAAAATCTTGTTATCAGAATGCCAGAGGGCGTACCTCCTGCGGTTGCTCGTTCCTTTATGTCATTGATTCCTGGGTTTATCTCAATAAGTGTCGTGTGGTTTATTAACAGCATGTTATCTATGAGTGCAACCAATTTGCAAGATATTATTTACAAGATTCTTGCTGCACCACTACTTAGCCTTGGTGGCAGTTTGCCAGCCTTCCTGCTTGCTATATTTTTTGCCCAGTTGCTATGGAGTGTTGGTATTCATGGGGCTGCCTTAGTTGGTGGTGTAATGAGTCCAGTATACTTAACATTAGCCCAACAAAATGCCGCCGCAAAAGCTGCTGGCCTACCTATTCCCAATATTATATGTCAGCAATTATGGGATGTTTATGGTAATATTGGCGGATCCGGTGCCACCTTTGCACTGGCAATCATGCTACTTACCATTGCCAGATCCAAACAGTTAAAAGCTTTAGGTAAGTCAGCAATAGGCCCTGCGTTTTTCGCTATCAATGAACCGATTCTTTTTGGTATGCCAATTGTAATGAACCCTGTACTGATGATTCCCTTTATTTTCGCACCGCTTATTTCTATTACGATTGCGTACTTTGCTATGGATGCAGGTTTAGTAGATAAGTTATTTGTCATGGCGCCATGGACTACTCCTCCTATTATCAATGCGTTTTTAGATACGGGTGATATAAGAGCGGCAGTATTGCAGATATTTTGCTTCTTTATTACTGGTGCGGTTTACTACCCCTTCTTTAAAATGTGGGATGCAGCGAAAACAAAAGAAGAATTTGGTGCTGCACAGGATGCTAAGGCTAAATCAAACCTAACGATTGGAGTTTAA
- a CDS encoding PTS sugar transporter subunit IIB encodes MNILLVCNAGMSTSLLVTKMQNESEANGNQDTIFACSVDELELHIDNCEVVLIGPQIRYKLKSISEIATAKGKGYAVIDSVSYGMVDGKKVLAQAYQLKK; translated from the coding sequence ATGAATATTTTATTAGTTTGCAATGCAGGAATGTCTACTAGTCTTTTGGTAACTAAAATGCAAAATGAAAGTGAAGCCAATGGGAATCAGGATACTATCTTTGCTTGCTCAGTGGATGAGTTAGAGCTGCATATTGATAACTGTGAAGTGGTGCTTATCGGACCACAAATAAGATACAAATTAAAGAGTATTAGTGAAATTGCTACAGCAAAGGGGAAAGGATATGCTGTCATTGATTCTGTAAGTTATGGTATGGTCGATGGCAAGAAAGTCCTTGCTCAAGCATATCAATTAAAGAAATAG
- a CDS encoding PTS lactose/cellobiose transporter subunit IIA — protein METEQVAFSIILHAGDARSHALEALRYARDHKFTEADESMAQAKIQLIAAHQIQTELLQAEARGGKQEINLLLIHAQDHLMTAILAKDLIEEMILMFKK, from the coding sequence ATGGAGACTGAACAAGTTGCTTTTTCAATCATACTACATGCAGGCGATGCTCGTAGCCACGCCTTAGAGGCGCTACGTTATGCACGCGATCATAAGTTTACGGAAGCAGACGAAAGTATGGCCCAGGCAAAAATACAGCTTATTGCTGCCCATCAAATTCAAACGGAGTTGTTACAAGCGGAAGCGCGGGGAGGAAAACAGGAAATAAACCTCTTATTGATACATGCCCAAGATCATTTGATGACTGCTATTTTAGCAAAAGATTTAATAGAAGAAATGATTTTAATGTTTAAAAAGTAG
- a CDS encoding PLP-dependent aminotransferase family protein: MYQNIVEDLEKNILQGTYKKKKLPSVRELAKSYHCSQSTVVKAYESLKMKHIVYSVPQSGYYVLENLLKNEVVDNSVIDFSTGNPLIGKIHIPDLKHCLNRAVDSSNNYSALRDLHGTESLRNIMSKYLANFQVFTSPKSIFVNLGVQQALSMLTQMPFPNGKDVILIEQPTYRFFTDFLKHIGAKVKGIKRSEEGIDLNLLEAIFREEKIKFFYTVPRNHNPLGTSYSKAERKGIAALAAKYDVYVVEDDYFGDVSSIDHKYDTIYTLGDHCHHIYLKSFSKIIPWFRIGLVVIPIHLVPIFEEYAWYSYYHSYFSASLVSQATLDIYIRSKLLEKHVSSIRKELGQRLKALRSGFRDIEKYPIKCIGGESGFYSYMKLPEYINENLFINELRKQHVLVTSGRLYYIDDSFYEKGIRLSVSRSNNREIEKGLQVICGILEKYIK; the protein is encoded by the coding sequence ATGTATCAAAATATCGTAGAAGATTTAGAAAAAAATATCTTACAAGGTACTTACAAAAAGAAAAAATTGCCATCGGTTCGAGAGTTGGCTAAAAGCTATCATTGCAGTCAAAGCACGGTTGTTAAGGCATATGAGTCATTAAAAATGAAACACATTGTATATTCTGTACCCCAAAGTGGCTACTACGTGTTGGAGAATTTACTGAAGAATGAAGTAGTAGATAATTCTGTTATCGATTTTTCAACAGGTAATCCGCTAATCGGTAAAATACATATTCCTGACCTAAAACATTGTCTTAATAGAGCGGTTGATAGCAGCAATAATTATTCTGCTCTGAGGGATTTACATGGAACAGAGTCGCTGCGAAACATTATGTCGAAATACCTTGCCAATTTTCAGGTTTTCACTTCTCCCAAGAGCATATTTGTTAACTTAGGGGTTCAACAAGCCCTAAGTATGTTAACCCAAATGCCTTTTCCTAATGGAAAGGATGTAATTTTGATAGAGCAGCCGACCTATCGATTTTTCACTGATTTTTTAAAACACATTGGTGCTAAGGTAAAAGGCATAAAACGATCTGAAGAAGGTATAGATTTAAATCTACTTGAAGCTATTTTTCGAGAAGAGAAAATTAAGTTCTTTTATACAGTACCTCGTAATCATAATCCATTAGGAACGTCATATAGCAAAGCTGAAAGAAAAGGAATAGCGGCATTAGCAGCAAAATATGATGTGTATGTTGTTGAAGATGATTATTTTGGTGATGTTTCTTCTATAGACCATAAATACGATACAATTTATACGTTGGGCGACCACTGTCATCATATTTACTTAAAAAGTTTTTCTAAAATAATACCCTGGTTTAGAATTGGACTCGTTGTGATTCCTATTCATTTAGTGCCAATTTTTGAAGAGTATGCCTGGTATTCTTATTATCATTCTTACTTTTCCGCTTCTTTGGTTTCCCAGGCAACATTAGATATCTACATTCGCAGTAAATTACTAGAAAAACATGTAAGTTCAATTAGAAAAGAATTAGGGCAGCGACTTAAAGCATTACGGAGTGGTTTTCGTGATATAGAAAAATACCCGATAAAGTGCATTGGCGGGGAAAGCGGGTTCTATTCTTATATGAAACTTCCCGAGTATATAAATGAAAATCTTTTTATTAATGAATTAAGGAAACAGCATGTTCTTGTGACTTCAGGTAGATTGTATTATATTGATGATTCTTTTTATGAAAAGGGTATACGGTTAAGCGTTTCCCGTAGCAATAATAGGGAAATTGAAAAAGGACTTCAAGTCATTTGTGGGATTCTCGAAAAGTATATAAAGTAA